The Prunus dulcis chromosome 3, ALMONDv2, whole genome shotgun sequence genome segment TGGAGTGAAAGATGAGCCCTTAATGTTCTTGAAGCTAACATTGTTGATCTTAACTTTTGACGGAGGCTTTTGTTCACACTGAGTATATGGGCAGTACAATTGGTCTATGAGGATAGGGTTACTGACATTAACCATGATAATATCCTCATAGTGTATACTCGAGGCAGAGCTAGGCGAAGGAGAATCTGGAAATGTTTTGATTCTCACACCGTTCTCCGTATTAGTCAGGGTGCAGTTCTTAACTATGATCCCGGTCAcatccttttcttccttataTTTTCCAAGGCTTCCAATGCTTATTCCATGGCCTGGCCCACAAGTAACATCAGTCACTGTGATTTCATGGGAGTCATCACCAATAGAAATACAGTCATCCCCAGTTCcaatctttgaatgagtaatGTTGATAGCAGTCGAAGCCCCGATATGGATTCCATCTGTGTTTCTGCTCTCGTCAGGTGCTGTGATGGTAAGCTGTTGAAATGTAGTATGGTTGCACCGAAAAACATGCATGTGGAAAAATTTGCTGTTAAGTGAAGTTATGTCCTGAACTTTGGAATTTGTGAGGAATTCGAACCGCAGATTAACGGGaagaggtttgcaatttttgtttttgtggcaGTCATTTTGATTCCAAGAAAGTGCTCCTTGGCCATCAAAAGTCCCACCACCTGATAAGGTGAGCATGTCAATGTACTGAAAACCAACCCAAGTATCCGGTCGTGTGAGTTGGCCAGCGTCTGCTGGAGCCTGCAATATGCCTTGAACTTGCATCTCAATAGGAGCCTTACAGGGGCCTCTGAAATTTGCTTCTTTTAACTTGTATGTCCCGCTCGGAACAACAACTTTACTCGCGGATGGCGATGCACATGCATCACTCCAAGCCTTGGCCAAGGCCGTACTGACATCAGAGCCAGGCTTTGCACCGTATGTTGCACTCGTCACGTCAAACACACTAGCATGAGCTTTAGGGGTAGATGCTAACAATAAGCACAAAAGCATTGCcaagaaatttaatttcataGCCATCTTGATTTTCCTTCcactttgttattttattctctgtgtttttttcctttggaaGGATGATGCAACTCCATTTTGAGTTGAGGCCAATTTATAGTCCAATTGGGAAGGCTCAACACCATCAAACTATCCAACCAATCACTAACTATTTTTATACACAGTTGCATTCTAGTTTAGCTTTATATTCTATAATTAGTAAGCTGTTTAGCCTTGAGAATATTCATCACTAAATCTCTATCTAGAACGTGCTAAACTGTTTGTAGTATTGCTGTCCTCCTCCACACCCTgcaatatatgtatattcCAAAAAAGGAGGACCAAAACCATGCATACACACCTGGATAGAGTTAACAAGATCAACAGGAAAAGACCATGCCTACACTATTGGCGCATCTATGTATATACTTTTTCTAATATACTCCAACTAGAAAGTGCCTCATCTTAACAACTTTAATTCATCTACTTAGCTTAAATAATCCATTTGCACCATTGTGGTGGTTagttcatctattttttaccatactctttttatttttcttataatcCATAGGTTTTGCTTGCTATTCACCGGTGACATTGATCTCACCTACAATGGAAACAAAGGCCCTTTTACCTCTCAATGTTAATGTCAAGCCCACCATTACTTGTGTGACAAAAGCCCTTGCCTGTGCTACCTATGCTGGGTNNNNNNNNNNNNNNNNNNNNNNNNNNNNNNNNNNNNNNNNNNNNNNNNNNNNNNNNNNNNNNNNNNNNNNNNNNNNNNNNNNNNNNNNNNNNNNNNNNNNcatcttccatcatgctccatgcccctccattttcagtagaagaacccataatatgatagacaaaaatacaactt includes the following:
- the LOC117621827 gene encoding exopolygalacturonase-like — protein: MAMKLNFLAMLLCLLLASTPKAHASVFDVTSATYGAKPGSDVSTALAKAWSDACASPSASKVVVPSGTYKLKEANFRGPCKAPIEMQVQGILQAPADAGQLTRPDTWVGFQYIDMLTLSGGGTFDGQGALSWNQNDCHKNKNCKPLPVNLRFEFLTNSKVQDITSLNSKFFHMHVFRCNHTTFQQLTITAPDESRNTDGIHIGASTAINITHSKIGTGDDCISIGDDSHEITVTDVTCGPGHGISIGSLGKYKEEKDVTGIIVKNCTLTNTENGVRIKTFPDSPSPSSASSIHYEDIIMVNVSNPILIDQLYCPYTQCEQKPPSKVKINNVSFKNIKGSSFTPLAVKLVCTTGIPCENVELTDIDLTYGGNKGPLTSMCSNVKPTITGVTKALGCATSSLAPLPLSKK